A stretch of Columba livia isolate bColLiv1 breed racing homer unplaced genomic scaffold, bColLiv1.pat.W.v2 Scaffold_102, whole genome shotgun sequence DNA encodes these proteins:
- the LOC135577560 gene encoding ubiquitin carboxyl-terminal hydrolase 36-like, which produces MAGTAKPRELLKARRDAGKAGALGQLLSTSATKVLLHKIEFQPASHGFSGQPELLRAKYLLLNPRTEPAEHPRGAEEGQPGKQGSDRTPGRLGDGVPAPQKGLFPAGRLAMQWQRVQRIGAGLLNLGNTCFLNATLQCLTYTPPLANYLLSREHSRTCHQSGFCVTCVMQNHVTQAFANSGSVIKPVSFVRDLKKIAPHIRLGRQEDAHEFLRFTIDAMQKACLPDCTELDRQTQATTLIHQIFGGSLRSRVKCSMCKAVSDTFDPCLDLPVEITQAANVEQALELFVKPDLLGGENAYLCDKCKKKVSATKRFTIHRAPRVLTLALKRFADFTGGKITKDVGYPELLNIRPYMSQTSGDPVMYGLYAVLVHSGYSSHAGHYYCYVKASDGQWYQMNDNVVRPSNIKVVLNQQAYVLFYLRIPSPGKSSEGPVSKAASSLPGRVKLPSGSPSPKLALKAKRAAAAFPGDTAQRPKKPRSSQPPPAPRAAPGLCGPSHTSGAKAQVPRKRCWEPGPLPASPGLPEPIPGQEPWGSGENTGTPARDPHSRASASLLLAKLKAFLSARAAPQPSSTMSPPPAKKLALSDT; this is translated from the exons ATGGCGGGCACGGCGAAGCCgagggagctgctgaaagcGCGGCGGGACGCGGGCAAGGCCGGGGCGCTGGGCCAGCTGCTGAGCACCTCGGCCACgaaggtgctgctgcacaagATCGAGTTCCAGCCCGCCAGCCACGGCTTCTCCGgccagccggagctgctgcgggCCAAGTACCTGCTGCTCAACCCCCGCACCGAGCCCGCCGAGCACCCCCGCGGCGCTGAGGAGGGACAGCCGGGCAAgcagg GCAGCGACCGGACCCCGGGGCGCCTCGGGGACGGCGTCCCTGCGCCCCAGAAGGGGCTGTTCCCTGCAGGGCGCCTCGCCATGCAGTGGCAGCGTGTCCAGCGCATCGGCGCCGGGCTGCTCAACCTGGGAAACACCTGTTTCCTCAACGCCACCCTGCAGTGCCTCACGTACACGCCACCGCTCGCCAACTACCTGCTGTCCAGGGAGCACAGCCGCACCT GTCACCAAAGCGGCTTCTGCGTGACATGCGTCATGCAGAACCACGTCACGCAGGCGTTCGCGAACAGCGGCAGCGTGATAAAGCCAGTGTCCTTTGTCCGGGACCTCAAGA agatCGCCCCGCACATCCGCTTGGGCAGGCAAGAGGACGCACACGAGTTCCTCCGTTTCACCATCGATGCCATGCAGAAGGCCTGCCTGCCCGACTGCACCGA GTTGGATCGCCAGACCCAAGCCACCACCCTGATCCACCAGATCTTTGGCGGTTCCCTGCGGTCCCGTG TGAAGTGCTCGATGTGCAAAGCAGTCTCGGACACCTTTGACCCCTGTCTGGACCTGCCGGTGGAGATCACG CAAGCCGCAAACGTAGAGCAGGCACTGGAGCTGTTTGTGAAGCCAGACCTGCTGGGCGGAGAGAACGCCTACCTGTGTGACAA atgcaagaagaaagtgtcAGCAACCAAACGCTTCACCATCCACCGAGCGCCCAGGGTTCTCACGCTTGCTCTGAAGCGTTTTGCTGACTTCACCGGAGGCAAGATCACAAAG gacgTGGGCTACCCTGAGCTCCTGAACATTCGCCCGTACATGTCCCAGACCAGTGGGGATCCGGTCATGTACGGGCTCTACgcggtgctggtgcactcgGGGTACAGCAGCCACGCAGGACACTACTACTGCTACGTGAAG gCCAGCGACGGGCAGTGGTACCAAATGAATGACAACGTGGTCCGCCCCAGTAACATCAAGGTGGTCCTTAACCAGCAGGCGTATGTGCTGTTCTACCTCAG gatccccagccccgggaagagctcagagggtcccgtttccaaagctgcctccagcctgccTGGCCGTGTCAAGCTGCCTTCTGGGTCACCATCACCCAAGCTGGCCCTGAAAGCCAAACGCGCGGCTGCAGCATTTCCCGGTGACACAGCCCAGAGGCCCAAGAAGCCGCGCTCCTCGCAGCCGCCACCCGCgcccagagcagctccaggaCTTTGTGGCCCCAGTCACACCAGTGGGGCCAAAGCGCAGGTTCCCCGGAAGCGCTGCTGGGAGCCCGGGCCCCTGCCCGCCTCCCCTGGGCTGCCGGAGCCCATCCCTGGCCAGGAGCCGTGGGGCAGCGGGGAGAACACCGGGACACCGGCAAGGGACCCTCACAGCAGGGCTTCTGCCAGCCTGCTGCTGGCAAAGCTGAAAGCCTTCTTGTCGGCCAGGGCTGctccgcagcccagcagcaccatgtcaccaccaccGGCCAAGAAGCTGGCGCTTTCCGACACATAG